Part of the Deltaproteobacteria bacterium CG11_big_fil_rev_8_21_14_0_20_42_23 genome, CCGAGAAACCAAAACTTCAAAGGCCTGTTCGGCAGATTCCGCCACATGCGATGGCTGCAGCTCTGTTGCCTTTGTTTCAGTTTTGCTTTTTTTTGCCGAAGTTTTTCTCATCTTGAGAAAGCGCTGTAGCATTCTACATTTTGAAAGTCTATGAGTTTGTTGTGGATCTAAAGCGCTCCTGGGCCTTTGTCTCCGGTGCGAATGCGAACGGCCTCTTCAACCGGCAAAACAAAAATTTTGCCATCTCCAATTTTTCCGGAGTGTGCGGTTTCACGAATCACTTCTACAAGATCCTCCACTTGTTCATCGCGAACAACCATTTCGATTTTAATTTTGGGAAGGAAGTCGATGACATACTCTGCGCCCCGATACACTTCGGCATGACCTTTCTGATTGCCGAAGCCTTTGACTTCGGTGATGGTCATGCCGCTAGCGCCTGCTTCTTGCAGCGCATCTTTTACGTCATCTAGTTTGAACGGCTTAATAATCGCTTCGATTTTTTTCATGCCGCATAGCTAAAGCGTTTTCCAAAAATCTGCAAGCGAAGATCTTAGCGCTTACCGCTCACACGCCTTTGCATGGTCGAGCGATCCTCGTGAATATCCTTCGAGGTGGAAAAATTCTTTTTCGGCTTCCTTGCTTTCAAAGCCTCTTCGTTACGATCATAGCCAAACTTGTGATTTCTTTTTTTGCTTTTCATCTTGTCCCTCCTTTAGGGAATGAAAACTGTGGTGTTTGAATGAGTATACGCTCCTCAAGATGGGGATGATAGAGCTGAAAGTAATTTTTTTCTCATTTTTCGCACTTCCACGAAAAGCTAAAAAAAGGAAGAAAAAAGGTTGACATTTTACCCCCTCAAACCTAAAGAGCGAAGCTAATTTAAGAGATTCACCTTACTTTTTAAGGTTGATAACGAAAAAACATTCATTTTCAAAGACTTATGAACCTCGATGATATTGACATTTTATTGCTCACTTCTCTTCAGAAAGATGGACGCATGAAGCGCAGCGA contains:
- a CDS encoding transcriptional regulator (indirectly regulates nitrogen metabolism; at high nitrogen levels P-II prevents the phosphorylation of NR-I, the transcriptional activator of the glutamine synthetase gene (glnA); at low nitrogen levels P-II is uridylylated to form PII-UMP and interacts with an adenylyltransferase (GlnE) that activates GlnA); this encodes MKKIEAIIKPFKLDDVKDALQEAGASGMTITEVKGFGNQKGHAEVYRGAEYVIDFLPKIKIEMVVRDEQVEDLVEVIRETAHSGKIGDGKIFVLPVEEAVRIRTGDKGPGAL